A part of Ascochyta rabiei chromosome 3, complete sequence genomic DNA contains:
- a CDS encoding 4-hydroxy-2-oxoglutarate aldolase, with protein sequence MSPLLDAPSTPDSYSYSDGSYQPVQTAYTMSNNSASRRLVAGIYVPTIAFFDPASDDVDLETVASHAVRLARAGVAGITTQGSNGEAVHLSHKERNLITGTTRKALDDAGFHHIPVIVGCGVQSTRECIELCEEAASAGGDYALVLPPAYYQGLFSKDTVKEFFRDVASASPIPILIYNYPGAVAGLDLNSDVIVELAQHPNIVGCKLTCGNTGKLNRVAAATDAVTVYSSGSGFMCMGGSVDFTLQTLVGGGSGVIGGMANIAPKTCVKLVELFKAGKLAEAQKLQAIVARGDWAAIQGGIIGTKAGLVAHFGYGGYARKPLPRPSKEETNKWREAFDELVKTENSL encoded by the coding sequence ATGTCACCGCTCCTTGACGCACCCTCGACCCCAGACAGCTACTCGTATTCAGACGGTTCCTACCAGCCTGTGCAAACTGCGTACACTATGAGCAACAACTCTGCTAGCCGAAGGCTTGTTGCTGGAATTTATGTTCCCACTATAGCTTTCTTCGACCCGGCGTCAGATGACGTAGATCTTGAGACCGTCGCAAGCCATGCTGTGCGGCTCGCACGAGCTGGCGTTGCCGGCATTACCACGCAAGGTTCCAATGGCGAGGCCGTCCATCTGTCTCACAAGGAGCGCAATCTCATCACCGGCACCACGCGCAAAGCCCTCGACGACGCCGGTTTCCATCATATACCTGTCATTGTCGGTTGCGGTGTTCAATCGACAAGAGAGTGTATTGAGCTTTGTGAAGAAGCAGCCTCCGCTGGCGGAGATTACGCTCTTGTTCTTCCCCCTGCCTACTACCAGGGACTGTTTTCCAAAGATACTGTCAAAGAGTTCTTCAGGGATgttgcttctgcttctccaATTCCCATCCTAATTTACAACTACCCCGGCGCCGTCGCCGGTCTGGATCTCAACTCAGACGTCATTGTTGAGCTGGCTCAACATCCCAACATCGTCGGCTGCAAACTTACTTGCGGCAACACTGGCAAATTAAACCGAGTCGCTGCTGCTACAGATGCTGTGACCGTCTACAGCTCCGGCTCGGGCTTCATGTGCATGGGTGGCTCCGTCGACTTTACCCTGCAGACTTTGGTTGGAGGAGGGTCCGGCGTTATCGGTGGAATGGCCAACATCGCGCCAAAGACTTGCGTGAAGCTGGTTGAATTGTTCAAGGCTGGCAAGCTGGCGGAGGCTCAGAAGCTCCAGGCTATCGTCGCCCGCGGAGACTGGGCGGCGATTCAGGGAGGCATCATTGGCACGAAGGCAGGCCTTGTTGCCCACTTTGGATACGGAGGCTATGCTCGCAAGCCCCTTCCGAGGCCTTCCAAAGAGGAGACGAACAAGTGGCGCGAGGCTTTCGATGAGCTTGTGAAGACTGAGAACTCCTTGTGA
- a CDS encoding CDC16 protein, with amino-acid sequence MANLDVLLLKGATSENPEEGLAELRYSILTKGIPANSEGMSELRIYVWLIMLNAPPLRTDVYLDLVRQGASPAHAKIQNDTFRTFQGDPLFRRRVTQNSITRVLNAVAWRLNDAHEARVNGWQSPPTLSEFGGSPDTSIMSRHSFSTAPGTQTNASTTNDAEQIGYVQGMNVLCGPFLYAAKGEVEAFTGFEQLITRECPGYVRGSMEGVHKGLALVDRVLEVVDNKLYQHLMAHRMEAKIYAFASVLTMCACTPPLPEVLQLWDFLFAYGPHLNILCIVAQLVLIRGEILNSPSPNQILRNLPGLQARRIIDVAVSFSGQIPEDMYAEIVSHAK; translated from the exons ATGGCGAACCTGGACGTGTTGTTGCTAAAGGGCGCCACTTCAGAAAACCCTGAAGAGGGTCTGGCTGAACTGCGCTACTCGATCCTTACAAAGGGCATACCTGCCAACAGCGAGGGCATG TCTGAGCTGCGCATCTATGTATGGTTGATAATGCTCAATGCGCCCCCACTGCGCACCGATGTTTACCTCGACCTCGTCCGACAAGGCGCATCGCCGGCGCACGCCAAGATCCAGAACGACACCTTCCGTACATTCCAGGGAGATCCCCTGTTTCGGCGACGTGTTACTCAGAACAGCATCACGCGCGTGCTGAACGCGGTCGCGTGGAGGCTGAACGATGCGCACGAGGCGCGAGTGAACGGATGGCAGTCCCCACCAACTTTGTCTGAGTTTGGAGGCAGCCCAGATACCTCCATCATGTCGCGGCACTCGTTCAGCACTGCCCCCGGCACGCAGACGAACGCTTCGACGACGAACGACGCCGAGCAGATTGGCTACGTGCAGGGTATGAACGTGCTATGCGGTCCCTTCCTCTACGCTGCAAAGGGCGAGGTCGAGGCTTTCACTGGTTTCGAGCAGCTCATCACACGGGAATGCCCAGGCTATGTGCGTGGCTCTATGGAAGGCGTGCACAAGGGGCTGGCACTCGTCGATAGAGTGCTGGAGGTGGTTGACAACAAGCTGTACCAGCACCTGATGGCACACCGCATGGAAGCAAAGATCTACGCCTTCGCCTCGGTGCTCACCATGTGCGCCTGCACCCCTCCCCTGCCTGAGGTTCTGCAGCTGTGGGACTTCTTGTTCGCGTATGGACCACATCTTAACATCCTGTGCATCGTCGCACAGCTCGTCTTGATCCGCGGAGAGATTCTGAACAGCCCCAG CCCCAACCAGATCCTCCGTAACCTGCCCGGGCTTCAGGCCAGGAGAATTATCGATGTGGCCGTGAGCTTCTCCGGCCAGATCCCCGAGGACATGTACGCAGAGATCGTCAGCCACGCGAAGTAG